DNA from Tursiops truncatus isolate mTurTru1 chromosome 8, mTurTru1.mat.Y, whole genome shotgun sequence:
AAGCCAACAAGGTATGGGTACACCCagattcagatttttcattatctgGGAGTTCTATttaaatatgtgccacatatcTTATACAACCAGTACCCAACACTCTAAGTAATTTTGTTGTGAAAAACACattataagtaataaaaataaaaattaaacaaatctaGAATTAGAATAACAACACTCTCAGCAAAGAAAAGAGTGAAGCAtagaaacttaaattaaaaaaaactagggttgggacttccccggcaggccaggggttaagactccatgcttccactgcagcaagcatgggttcaatccctggttggggaactaagatcctgcacgcagCATGGTGTAGccgaaaaacaacaacaaccaccaccaccagggTTCAGGTCCCAGCTCAGCACTAGAAGGGAGTGAGCAAATCAGTCACTCAGCCTTTTCCCTCATTTATGAAATAGGTATTATAAGACATCTCTGAGGTTTTTATACGAATTTAGATAACAGTTTTGAAAACCTTATAGCTATTCAATGCTTCTCTTTTTGGATAGCACAGCAGGAGTTCCTAAATAGAATGCCTTGTACAAGGCCAAAGACTCTAAAACATGTGTGAGCcttaaatgtaagaacagacCTTGAGATCACTGGAATCCTTACCTTGAATGTTAGGATAAAGGGCCATGAAAAGAATTGCCCACCGAAGCACATTGGTTGTAGTTTCAGTTCCAGCAATGATGAGTTCACCCACAGAGAAAATCaggttttctttggagaaagtaGATGATGGGTCATTTTTACCTTGATCCATCTCATCTAAATAAGCATCAACAAAATGCTGAGGTAACTGAGGCtttctgttgatggaaacttttTCAATAAGCCTGGAGAGAAAGTCATAGACCACAGCTGCATTTCTAAACAGTTGCTGATGTTTTCCAAAAGGTAAGATGCCAATCCATGGAAAGGCATTATAGAGGAAGACTGAGGCGTCGGTGGCTAGTTCCACATTTTCACTAAATAACTCAATCATGTGCTGAAAATCAGTGTCTTCATAAGTGAATCGTTCTCCAAAAATTATCAGATTGGTTATGTTTGAAACGGCATTTGTTATTAATTGTTTAAAGTCAAAAGGGCTACCATTGTATGTTTCAATAGCATCAATGAAAAATTTGGTTTCTTCTAAGATTTTAGATTCAAAAGACTTTTGACCATATCCAAAACAGCGAAAGCTGTTTACAGCTAATTTTCTGTGATCAACCCATCCTCGGCCATATCTGGAATTGAGTAAgcctaaaaagaaaaagggatggTTAGTCATTCTTCTCCAAATTATCTTTCTATGatactattaaaaaattttatcattcCTACATCCCTGTATCTAACAGCTAAAAATACTatgcagggaagaaaaaaaaaaaaaagatggttattCATTCTTCTCCAAATTTCCTATAAAACGAAAACTAGACCCAGTAGTTAAGCCCTATTCTTTACTCCTCATTAGCCATGGAATATTATAAACAGATAAAGCTTATCCATACTTCTCATCTGGACACAGGCAAAAAAGACCTATAATCTCCCACCACAAGAAACTGAACTGTCTTCTGTAATTCAACCTGGGTGAGCAAGGCCTTGGGTGACCTTATTATCCAACTTCTATTATAAGCCTAATTTACAAAAGACGAATGACTGTGTGTTCTATGGGCAAAATTTTATCCTGGACTAAACACATACCTGAGAAATCATCCTTCTTGAATTAGAAATTTCCTGCTTTAAGAGACTAGATTTTAGAATACAAATTTCCTCCCATTAAAGGCATATGTTACCTAATACTATAACTGGAAGTGGCAAGGATGGCCTGAATGAGGTGTCAACGTAGTGGAAATACTCAAGCCAAAAGCAGGTGCtagggactgaatgtttgtgccacCACAACATTCAAATGTTGaagcctaatccccaatgtgatggtattaggaaatTAGGTATTTGGGAAATAATTATGTAATGAGCCCTTATGAATGAGCTTTAGTGCCATTATAAGAAGGGATGTAGGAAGAGATGACTGCTCTTGGTtatgtgaggatacaaggagaaGACGGcagtctgcaagccaagaagCAGGCTCTTTCCAGACACTGTTCTGCTAGTACCTTGATCTTGAATTTCCTAGCCTCCAGATCTGATAGAATAActgtctgttgttgaagccacttagtctatatatttttgttatagcagcccaaactaaggGGACAAACATGAAACTCAAACTTCTAATATTGATATTGCTTGCCTTGAAATCTCAGTCTCCACAGTATACTCTGCTGTTCTGATATGTCTACTATGgaatattttccctttaaatcgattatcaagaaaaaaacttCTTCAGCATATATATTTCTGTAACGTGTAGTTTACTTGGAATTTCATTCATAATTGGTACATAGGTATACCTATGATGAAAAATGTCATATTCTCTTGTCTACATGAAGTACCTATGTAATTTACATTTCAACAACTTTTGTGCAACAGTTTTTGAATTTGGAACTTATGATGAAATTAACCATACATAAGGGGGCCTTTAACGCTgtgcagcaattttttttttttttt
Protein-coding regions in this window:
- the CYP2R1 gene encoding vitamin D 25-hydroxylase isoform X2 is translated as MKMTKMGGLLNSRYGRGWVDHRKLAVNSFRCFGYGQKSFESKILEETKFFIDAIETYNGSPFDFKQLITNAVSNITNLIIFGERFTYEDTDFQHMIELFSENVELATDASVFLYNAFPWIGILPFGKHQQLFRNAAVVYDFLSRLIEKVSINRKPQLPQHFVDAYLDEMDQGKNDPSSTFSKENLIFSVGELIIAGTETTTNVLRWAILFMALYPNIQGQVQKEIDLIIGPSGTPSWDDKCKMPYTEAVLHEVLRFCNIVPLGIFHATSEDAVVRGYSIPKGTTVITNLYSVHFDEKYWRDPEIFYPDRFLDSNGYFAKKEALVPFSLGRRHCLGEQLARMEMFLFFTTLLQRFHLHFPHELVPNLKPRLGMTLQPQPYLICTERR